A region from the Vulpes lagopus strain Blue_001 chromosome 5, ASM1834538v1, whole genome shotgun sequence genome encodes:
- the LOC121491890 gene encoding translation initiation factor IF-2-like: MTGKKAEQAAREALTFAGKAPPLEEEKERLPGAGNAQGCPRRGAASPARRPPPAGSLHPPLPTPRATAGPRPPEAFRGAQPPSRRPRLAQQAICRAPATAGSGGGGGGQRTVPAGRERGRGAAGAAGRGESCGVARRSLRSARGGGDAGRYLRESRRRGLAPLGDPARPPARPRRRDPASPRGPAPATAAARTAARAAAGHPPAPPPPPAAPKSRGPSDALQICRDSPGSTRAPTCFKTKCEGGTSPAPAWYPPAPRPEARALCREPASRAPFLDLPGKAHAASGRRVGSPSEDGRGGQGETPAARG, encoded by the exons ATGACGGGCAAGAAGGCGGAGCAGGCGGCCCGGGAAGCACTTACATTCGCCGGGAAAGCGCCTCCTCtcgaggaggagaaggaaaggctTCCCGGCGCAGGAAACGCCCAGGGATGCCCGAGGCGGGGTGCCGCCTCCCCGGCTCGCCGTCCTCCGCcggcgggctccctgcacccGCCGCTCCCCACCCCACGCGCAACAGCGGGGCCCAGGCCCCCCGAGGCCTTCCGAGGGGCCCAGCCGCCGTCCCGCCGCCCGCGGCTCGCGCAACAGGCGATCTGCAGGGCTCCAGCGACGGcgggctccgggggggggggggggggacagcgcACAGTCCCCGCGGGCCGTGagcggggccgcggggctgcgggggcggcaGGACGTGGCGAAAGTTGCGGGGTCGCGCGGAGAAGTCTCCGGAGCGCGCGCGGAGGAGGGGACGCGGGCAGGTACCTGCGGGAGTCCCGGCGCCGCGGGCTCGCTCCGCTCGGCgaccccgcccgcccgcccgcccgcccgcgccgcagGGATCCGGCCTCGCCgcgcggccccgcgcccgccaCGGCGGCGGCGAGGACAGCGG CCCGCGCCGCCGCGGGACACCCACCAGCTCCTCCGCCGCCCCCGGCGGCTCCGAAAAGTCGCGGCCCTAGCGACGCTCTGCAGATTTGCCGGGATTCCCCTGGAAGTACCCGGGCCCCaacttgttttaaaacaaagtgcGAAGGAGGAACCAGCCCCGCTCCCGCCTGGTACCCGCCAGCCCCGCGGCCCGAGGCTCGTGCACTGTGCCGCGAGCCTGCTTCACGCGCTCCGTTCCTCGACTTACCTGGCAAGGCGCACGCAGCGAGCGGAAGGCGAGTCGGGTCTCCCTCCGAGGATGGAAGAGGAGGTCAGGGGGAGACGCCCGCGGCCCGAGGCTGA